One genomic segment of Protaetiibacter intestinalis includes these proteins:
- a CDS encoding Nif3-like dinuclear metal center hexameric protein produces MAPTLAHVTDVAQTLWPLSGAESWDAPGLIAGDPSAEVAAVHLAVDAVAATADEALELGAQLLLVHHPLLLRGVTSVAEDRYKGAVISRLIRGGCALLAAHTNADVVADGTSAVLARALGLRDVRPIVPSASAPALGLGRMGELPEPVTLGELARGLQELLPATAQGIRGAGDYFARVQRIALCAGAGDSLLAHPEVLASEVYVTSDLRHHPASEARENARIGGGPALLDISHWAAEWLWLDVAAEQLRAALPGVTVTVSELRTDPWDFALV; encoded by the coding sequence GTGGCCCCGACCCTCGCGCATGTGACCGACGTCGCCCAGACGCTCTGGCCGCTCTCGGGCGCCGAGTCCTGGGATGCGCCGGGCCTCATCGCGGGCGACCCGTCCGCGGAGGTGGCCGCCGTGCATCTCGCGGTCGACGCCGTCGCGGCGACCGCCGACGAGGCGCTCGAACTCGGCGCCCAGCTGCTGCTCGTGCACCATCCGCTGCTGCTGCGCGGCGTCACGAGCGTGGCAGAGGATCGCTACAAGGGCGCCGTGATCTCCCGGCTGATCCGCGGCGGCTGTGCGCTGCTCGCCGCCCACACCAATGCCGACGTCGTCGCCGACGGCACCTCCGCGGTGCTCGCCCGCGCCCTCGGGCTGCGTGACGTGCGGCCCATCGTGCCGTCGGCATCCGCCCCGGCCCTCGGCCTCGGCCGCATGGGGGAGCTGCCCGAGCCGGTGACCCTCGGGGAGCTCGCGCGGGGCCTGCAGGAGCTGCTGCCCGCGACCGCGCAGGGCATCCGCGGGGCGGGCGACTACTTCGCCCGCGTGCAGCGGATCGCGCTGTGCGCCGGCGCGGGCGACTCTCTGCTCGCACACCCGGAGGTGCTCGCCTCCGAGGTGTACGTCACGAGCGACCTGCGGCACCACCCGGCGTCCGAGGCGCGCGAGAACGCCCGCATCGGCGGCGGCCCGGCGCTGCTCGACATCTCGCACTGGGCGGCGGAGTGGCTGTGGCTCGACGTCGCCGCCGAGCAGCTGCGCGCCGCATTGCCCGGGGTCACGGTGACGGTGAGCGAGCTGCGCACCGACCCGTGGGACTTCGCCCTCGTCTGA
- a CDS encoding zinc ribbon domain-containing protein, whose translation MGLKAAPEDQALLLELQEFDTRLQQLAHRARTLPEHAAVAALGGEIETVRRTLAEQTGSWEDARTELGRVESDVAVVEARIARDRDRLQGSSSVKDVAALEQELAALARRQDELEEIELVVMERVEEQETALAATREELAALEARSAETVAARDTALAALEQDRIHIAANRATVAGKVPADLLALYEKQRERYGVGASHLRAGVSSASGVALNATDLNAVRAAAPDDVILCPDSSAILVRTAESGL comes from the coding sequence ATGGGCCTCAAGGCCGCACCCGAAGACCAGGCGCTGCTGCTCGAGCTGCAGGAGTTCGACACGCGGCTGCAGCAGCTCGCACACCGCGCCCGCACCCTGCCCGAGCACGCCGCGGTGGCGGCCCTCGGCGGCGAGATCGAGACGGTGCGCCGCACCCTCGCCGAGCAGACCGGCAGCTGGGAGGACGCGCGCACCGAGCTCGGCCGGGTCGAATCGGATGTCGCGGTCGTCGAGGCGCGGATCGCGCGCGACCGCGACCGGCTGCAGGGCAGCTCCTCGGTGAAGGATGTCGCGGCGCTCGAGCAGGAGCTCGCCGCCCTCGCCCGCCGGCAGGACGAGCTCGAGGAGATCGAGCTCGTCGTGATGGAACGCGTCGAGGAGCAGGAGACCGCCCTCGCGGCGACCCGCGAGGAGCTCGCCGCCCTCGAGGCGCGCTCGGCGGAGACCGTCGCGGCCCGCGACACCGCCCTCGCGGCGCTCGAACAGGACCGCATCCACATCGCCGCGAACCGCGCGACGGTGGCCGGCAAGGTGCCCGCAGATCTGCTCGCCCTCTACGAGAAGCAGCGCGAGCGCTACGGCGTCGGCGCCTCGCACCTGCGCGCCGGGGTCTCGAGCGCGAGCGGGGTGGCCCTCAACGCCACCGACCTGAATGCCGTGCGGGCCGCGGCACCGGATGATGTCATCCTGTGCCCCGACTCGAGCGCGATCCTCGTGCGCACGGCGGAATCCGGCCTGTGA